The following proteins are co-located in the Pseudomonas fluorescens genome:
- a CDS encoding TonB-dependent receptor produces the protein MSLSSLWRLTPLAAALLICSEAHALELQPQVITGNPLGSEQLASPTTVLEGDDLTLQQKGSLGETLNKQPGVSSSYFGPGASRPIIRGQDGDRIRILRNGVGALDASSLSYDHAVPLDPVNVERIEIVRGPAALLYGGSAIGGVVNTFDNRIPTEAIEGIHGAGELRYGGADTTRSSAGKLEAGNGTFALHLDANARQFNDLKIPGQARSRHAPQTEDGPGKNGRLGNSDGRQDGGALGGSYTWDDGYAGLSYSNYDANYGSPAEQDVRIRMKQDHYAFASEIRNLQGPFTSVKLDAGYTDYEHREIEGGETGTIFKNKGYEARVEARHQPLGPFDGVVGAQVTRNEFSALGEEAFVPQTDTNAGALFILEEMQATERLKLSLGGRLEHTNIDPNAKGNARFAGADHANDFTAGSLSSGAVYTLTPIWSLAATLGYTERAPTFYELYANGAHVATGTYELGDAKLKKEKAVSSDLALRFDNGTHKGSFGVFYSRFSNYIGLLGTGRTLNDEGEEDAAGIPEYTYSGVRARFAGFEAQDHWKLGEGAYGKFALELSGDYTRATNLDTGEALPRIAPLRLNSGLLWEFDRWQARINVEHAAGQGRVPDNERGTDGYTTLGASAGYRFNVGGSQWLAFVNGENLTNQTVRYASSILRDIAPAPGRSVQFGVRTTF, from the coding sequence ATGTCCCTCTCCTCTCTGTGGCGCTTGACCCCGCTTGCCGCCGCCCTGCTGATCTGCTCTGAAGCCCACGCCCTTGAGCTGCAACCCCAAGTGATTACCGGCAACCCGCTGGGCAGTGAACAACTCGCCTCGCCCACCACCGTGCTGGAAGGCGATGACCTCACGCTGCAACAAAAAGGCAGCCTCGGCGAGACCCTGAACAAGCAGCCAGGTGTGTCGTCTTCGTACTTTGGCCCAGGCGCCAGCCGCCCGATCATTCGAGGCCAGGATGGCGACCGCATTCGCATTCTGCGCAACGGCGTGGGCGCACTGGACGCGTCGTCACTGTCCTATGACCATGCGGTGCCGTTGGACCCGGTCAACGTCGAGCGCATTGAAATCGTGCGAGGCCCGGCCGCGCTGTTGTATGGCGGCAGCGCGATTGGCGGCGTGGTCAACACGTTCGATAACCGCATCCCCACCGAAGCCATCGAAGGCATCCACGGTGCAGGTGAATTGCGCTATGGCGGCGCCGACACCACCCGCAGCAGCGCCGGCAAACTGGAAGCCGGCAACGGCACCTTCGCGCTGCATCTGGACGCCAATGCGCGGCAATTCAACGACCTCAAAATCCCCGGTCAGGCCCGCAGCCGCCATGCCCCGCAAACCGAAGACGGGCCTGGCAAGAATGGCCGCCTGGGCAACAGCGACGGGCGCCAGGACGGCGGCGCGCTGGGCGGTTCCTACACCTGGGACGACGGTTATGCCGGGCTGTCCTACAGCAACTACGACGCCAACTACGGCTCACCCGCCGAACAGGACGTGCGCATCCGCATGAAGCAGGATCACTACGCCTTTGCGTCCGAGATCCGCAACCTGCAAGGCCCGTTTACCTCGGTAAAACTCGACGCGGGCTACACCGATTACGAGCACCGCGAAATCGAAGGCGGCGAAACCGGCACGATCTTCAAGAACAAGGGTTATGAGGCGCGCGTTGAAGCCCGCCACCAACCGCTGGGCCCGTTCGATGGCGTGGTGGGCGCACAAGTGACCCGTAACGAGTTCTCGGCACTGGGCGAAGAAGCCTTCGTGCCACAGACCGACACCAACGCCGGCGCGCTGTTCATCCTCGAAGAAATGCAGGCCACCGAGCGCCTGAAGCTCAGCCTCGGCGGGCGCCTGGAACACACCAACATCGACCCGAACGCCAAGGGCAATGCGCGCTTTGCCGGCGCCGACCACGCCAATGACTTCACCGCCGGCAGCCTGTCGTCCGGCGCGGTCTACACCCTTACGCCGATCTGGTCCCTGGCCGCAACCCTGGGCTACACCGAACGCGCGCCGACCTTTTACGAGCTGTATGCCAACGGCGCCCACGTCGCGACCGGCACTTACGAGCTGGGCGACGCCAAGCTGAAGAAAGAAAAAGCCGTGTCCAGCGACCTGGCGTTGCGCTTTGACAACGGCACCCACAAGGGCAGCTTTGGCGTGTTTTACAGCCGCTTCTCCAATTACATCGGCTTGCTGGGCACAGGTCGTACGCTTAACGATGAAGGTGAAGAAGACGCGGCGGGCATTCCTGAGTACACATACTCCGGCGTACGCGCACGTTTCGCCGGCTTCGAGGCCCAGGATCACTGGAAACTCGGCGAAGGCGCCTACGGCAAATTCGCCCTGGAACTGTCGGGGGACTACACCCGCGCCACCAACCTCGACACGGGCGAAGCCTTGCCACGCATTGCGCCCCTGCGCTTGAACAGCGGGTTGCTGTGGGAATTCGACCGCTGGCAGGCGCGCATCAATGTGGAACACGCGGCCGGTCAAGGGCGAGTGCCGGATAACGAGCGTGGCACCGATGGCTACACCACGCTGGGCGCAAGCGCGGGTTATCGCTTCAATGTGGGTGGCAGCCAATGGCTGGCGTTCGTTAATGGCGAAAACCTGACCAACCAGACCGTGCGCTACGCCAGCTCGATTCTGCGCGATATCGCGCCGGCACCGGGCAGAAGCGTGCAGTTCGGGGTGCGTACCACCTTCTAA
- a CDS encoding VF530 family protein has product MTATSNDPLHGVTLQHVLTTLVEHYEWSGLAERIDIRCFKSDPSIKSSLTFLRKTPWAREKVESLYVKLMRTKRPLD; this is encoded by the coding sequence ATGACCGCGACAAGCAACGACCCGCTCCACGGTGTGACCCTGCAGCACGTCCTCACCACCCTGGTGGAACATTACGAATGGAGTGGTCTGGCCGAACGCATCGATATCCGCTGCTTCAAGAGCGACCCGAGCATCAAGTCGAGCCTGACGTTCCTGCGCAAAACCCCGTGGGCGCGGGAGAAAGTCGAAAGCTTGTACGTCAAGCTGATGCGTACCAAACGCCCGCTGGACTGA
- a CDS encoding putative bifunctional diguanylate cyclase/phosphodiesterase gives MNKQRSGTERRILPEGTATTWRHTFQTRIAAVLALLLLVVVAATYFAVKVATTRAVENQAQVQLTTGIQVFERLLELRGRRLQYGLDWLTVDAPFKHAVIEGQAESIRAALRRHGPGIHSTEVFVLSLDGKVMVSTLPELTGGQPFPYAEALRHARRSGLQMLIVAMDGQPYLLVQDEVLDPLPIARVVMGFAMDKLFANELRSMSNLELSFLGVQDGRVGQLFSTQPEAYQAAIIHMMHEAPLDPAARITVFYGQRVLSQVLPLANTGEGDEVRVLLQSPLDHALESFAPLDQQFMGIALAVLLVSLAGALFLARRVSRPLNALVQAAERIGAGDYHTPVQVRSHDEFGVLARAFNAMQSGIAVRERQLAHNALHDPLTGLPNRALAMERLGSAISARRPVVLVYLGIENYRVINEGFGPQGVEEMLREASRCLSMSLQASDTAARIAGSEFLLLLENTDIDCAVARVDRLYGLLTEPQRIGHDEVRHEVSIGIAAYPADGQQVDELISRAAIARHDAASLSGYLQIYQQDRDLAHQRQITLIRDLRRAVVEGELFLCYQPKLDLVDGRVRQAEALLRWQHPTLGQVSPTEFIPLAERTGSMGALTLWAIEEAIRQMAEWAQRGLHLQLSVNISVDDLADDDLAIRVTALLMHYNVSAEHLIFEITESAIMHNPQQALSVLEQLRGCGISLSVDDFGTGYSSLAQLQRLPVQELKIDQSFIRNLDSTSGDGVIVRSTIEMSHNLGLKVVAEGVEFEPSLMLLKQWKCDTAQGYLISRPLNAMAFERWMRREHVAL, from the coding sequence ATGAACAAGCAACGCAGTGGCACCGAGAGGCGAATCCTGCCGGAGGGCACGGCAACGACGTGGCGCCACACCTTCCAGACCCGCATCGCCGCGGTGTTGGCGCTATTGCTACTGGTGGTCGTGGCGGCGACTTACTTCGCGGTCAAGGTCGCCACCACCCGCGCCGTGGAAAACCAGGCCCAAGTCCAGCTCACTACCGGTATCCAGGTGTTCGAGCGCTTGCTGGAGCTGCGCGGGCGCCGTCTGCAATACGGGCTGGACTGGCTCACCGTCGATGCTCCGTTCAAACACGCAGTGATTGAAGGCCAGGCCGAATCGATTCGGGCTGCGCTGCGTCGGCATGGCCCCGGCATCCACTCAACGGAAGTATTCGTGTTGAGCCTGGATGGCAAGGTGATGGTCAGCACCTTGCCGGAACTGACCGGCGGTCAGCCGTTTCCCTATGCCGAGGCGTTGCGTCATGCGCGGCGCAGTGGCTTGCAGATGCTCATCGTTGCCATGGACGGCCAGCCGTATTTGCTGGTGCAGGATGAAGTGCTCGACCCGCTGCCTATTGCCCGCGTGGTCATGGGCTTTGCGATGGACAAGCTGTTCGCCAACGAACTGCGCTCCATGAGCAACCTTGAGCTGTCGTTCCTCGGCGTGCAGGACGGCCGCGTCGGCCAGTTGTTCAGTACCCAGCCTGAGGCCTATCAGGCTGCGATCATCCATATGATGCACGAGGCGCCGCTGGACCCTGCAGCGCGGATCACTGTGTTTTACGGGCAACGGGTGCTCAGCCAGGTGCTGCCGCTGGCCAATACCGGCGAGGGCGACGAGGTGCGCGTGTTGCTGCAAAGCCCGCTGGACCATGCGCTGGAGTCCTTTGCGCCGCTGGACCAGCAGTTTATGGGGATTGCCCTGGCGGTACTGCTCGTGTCGCTGGCGGGCGCGTTGTTCCTGGCGCGACGCGTGTCACGCCCGCTCAACGCCCTGGTGCAAGCGGCGGAACGGATTGGTGCCGGTGACTACCACACGCCGGTGCAGGTGCGCAGCCACGATGAGTTCGGCGTGTTGGCCCGGGCATTCAACGCCATGCAAAGTGGAATTGCCGTGCGCGAGCGTCAATTGGCCCATAACGCCCTGCATGACCCGCTCACCGGGTTGCCCAATCGCGCCCTGGCCATGGAGCGCCTGGGCAGCGCGATCAGTGCCCGGCGGCCGGTGGTGTTGGTGTACCTGGGGATTGAAAACTACCGGGTGATCAACGAAGGCTTCGGCCCGCAGGGCGTCGAAGAAATGCTCCGCGAAGCCAGCCGATGCCTGTCGATGAGCCTGCAGGCCAGCGACACCGCCGCGCGCATCGCCGGCAGTGAATTTTTACTGTTGTTGGAAAATACTGATATCGACTGCGCCGTGGCGCGTGTCGACCGCCTGTATGGGCTGCTCACCGAACCCCAGCGTATCGGCCATGATGAAGTGCGCCATGAAGTGAGTATCGGCATCGCGGCTTACCCGGCCGACGGCCAGCAGGTGGATGAACTGATCAGCCGCGCCGCCATTGCCCGGCATGATGCGGCGAGCTTGTCCGGGTATTTGCAGATCTACCAGCAGGACCGCGACCTGGCGCATCAGCGCCAGATCACGCTGATTCGCGACTTGCGTCGCGCGGTGGTGGAGGGCGAATTGTTCCTCTGTTACCAGCCTAAACTCGATCTGGTTGACGGCCGTGTGCGTCAGGCCGAAGCCCTGTTGCGCTGGCAGCATCCGACCCTTGGCCAAGTGTCACCGACCGAATTCATTCCCCTCGCCGAGCGCACCGGCAGCATGGGCGCCTTGACCCTGTGGGCGATCGAGGAGGCTATTCGCCAAATGGCCGAGTGGGCACAACGCGGTTTGCACCTGCAGCTGTCGGTGAATATCTCGGTGGACGACTTGGCGGATGACGACCTGGCTATTCGTGTCACCGCCTTGTTGATGCACTACAACGTATCGGCCGAGCACTTGATTTTCGAAATCACTGAAAGCGCGATCATGCACAACCCGCAGCAGGCCCTCAGCGTGCTGGAGCAACTGCGCGGCTGCGGCATCAGCCTGTCGGTGGATGACTTTGGCACGGGCTATTCATCGCTCGCGCAATTGCAGCGCTTGCCGGTGCAGGAATTGAAGATCGACCAATCCTTCATCCGCAACCTCGACAGCACCAGCGGCGATGGCGTGATCGTGCGGTCAACCATCGAAATGAGCCACAACCTGGGGCTCAAGGTGGTGGCGGAAGGGGTGGAGTTCGAGCCCAGCCTGATGCTGCTCAAACAGTGGAAGTGCGACACCGCACAGGGTTACCTGATCAGCCGGCCATTGAATGCCATGGCGTTTGAACGGTGGATGCGGCGTGAGCATGTTGCCTTGTAA
- a CDS encoding ABC transporter substrate-binding protein: protein MITLRVLGTSVTLLECLRVRAEQELGIRLVYQVHDVAQAQRIAVMQPESYDLYDQWFHNVDFVWPARAIQPIDTRRIALWHEINELPKRGRLSANDRLGSGSVPSERLFVQHDGSLGSTVTERISMLPLTHNADSFAYRPERLPEGFSHGNESWGWLLDPAWRARTALQSDAAIGALDAALAVQGAGLAQFKDVGNMSIEEIDVLADILVRKQKEGHFAAFWSDDEEAAQLMLSPSIDIQSLWSPTLMRLHRAGVKYRLAVPREGYRAWFGGLSLSRHAQGPVLDAAYAYLNWWLSGWPGAVMARQGYYIGNPARTRDHLSHAEWDYWYAGKPAREELLGSDGLPLIDIGEVRDGGSYEQRMGHIAVWNSVMDEHNYLVRRWGDFMRARSA from the coding sequence ATGATCACCTTGCGTGTCCTCGGTACGTCGGTGACCTTGCTCGAATGCCTGCGCGTGCGCGCCGAACAGGAACTGGGCATTCGCCTGGTCTACCAGGTGCACGATGTCGCACAGGCGCAACGCATCGCGGTAATGCAGCCCGAGAGTTACGACCTGTACGACCAATGGTTCCACAACGTTGATTTTGTGTGGCCGGCGCGCGCGATCCAGCCGATCGACACGCGGCGTATCGCGTTGTGGCACGAGATCAACGAATTGCCCAAGCGCGGCCGGCTGTCGGCCAATGATCGCCTGGGCAGCGGCAGCGTGCCCAGTGAGCGCCTGTTCGTGCAGCATGACGGCAGCCTCGGCAGCACCGTGACCGAGCGCATCAGCATGCTGCCGCTGACCCACAATGCTGACAGTTTTGCCTATCGCCCCGAGCGTTTGCCCGAAGGATTCAGCCACGGCAATGAAAGTTGGGGCTGGCTGCTCGACCCGGCCTGGCGCGCGCGTACCGCGCTGCAAAGTGACGCGGCCATTGGCGCGCTGGATGCCGCTTTGGCGGTGCAGGGCGCTGGGCTGGCGCAGTTCAAGGACGTCGGCAATATGAGCATCGAGGAGATCGATGTGCTGGCCGACATCCTGGTGCGCAAGCAGAAGGAGGGGCACTTTGCGGCGTTCTGGTCGGATGATGAAGAGGCGGCGCAGCTGATGCTGAGCCCGAGCATTGATATCCAGAGCCTGTGGTCGCCGACCTTGATGCGCCTGCACCGGGCAGGGGTCAAGTACCGGCTGGCGGTGCCTCGCGAAGGCTACCGCGCCTGGTTTGGCGGGTTGTCGTTGTCGCGCCATGCCCAAGGGCCGGTGCTGGATGCGGCGTATGCTTACCTGAATTGGTGGTTGTCCGGTTGGCCGGGGGCGGTCATGGCGCGCCAGGGTTACTACATCGGCAACCCGGCGCGCACGCGCGATCATTTGAGCCACGCCGAGTGGGATTACTGGTATGCCGGCAAGCCAGCACGCGAAGAATTGCTGGGCAGCGATGGCTTGCCGTTGATCGACATCGGTGAAGTGCGGGATGGCGGCTCGTATGAGCAACGCATGGGGCACATCGCGGTGTGGAACTCAGTGATGGATGAACACAACTACCTGGTGCGCCGATGGGGGGACTTCATGCGCGCGCGCAGCGCTTAG
- a CDS encoding glucose/quinate/shikimate family membrane-bound PQQ-dependent dehydrogenase has product MSTDGASSPSRLLPRLLGVLLLIMGLALLAGGVKLSMLGGSLYYLLAGIGIALTGVLLLATRRAALGLYALVLFASTVWALWEVGLDWWQLVPRLALLFALGIVLLLPWFRRPLLRGQAAPLGTGALSVAVVLAGAAALASQFTNPGEMVKTGQLDRDAVPGIASAAPTQADGDWNSYGRSAFGDRYSPLAQITPENAHKLVPAWTFRTGDIPGPGDPGETTAENTPLKVNGMLYVCTPHSQVIALDPDTGKEIWRFDPKISTEGAANFKGWAHMTCRGVSYHDDAVYASEQSPTGSASAAPVSAVCPKRIFVPTADTRLIALNADTGKMCEDFGDKGQVDLRANIGSFAPGGYYSTSPPAVTKNLVVIGGHVTDNVSTDEPSGVIRAFDVHTGKLVWNWDSGNPDDTTPLAEGKTYTRNSPNMWSMFSVDEKLGMLYLPMGNQMPDQYGGDRTEDSEKYSAGLTALDIDSGHVKWTFQFTHHDLWDMDVGGQPSLIDIKTADGVKQAVMASTKQGSIYVLDRSNGKPVVPINEIPVPQGAVAGDHTSPTQPKSDLNFMPPPLKERDMWGVTPFDQMLCRIDFKSMRYDGPFTPPSLQGSIVYPGNFGVFDWGGISVDPVRQIAFVNPSYMAFKSKLIPAADIAKQGPRVSETEGVQPNKGAPYGVILEALLSPLGLPCQAPAWGYVAAVDLTTHKTIWMHKNGTVRDSSPVPIPLTMGVPSLGGTFTTAGGVSFLSGTLDQYLRAYDVKNGKQLWEGRLPAGAQTTPMTYTGKDGKQYVLVMAGGHGSLGTKQGDYVMAFKLPD; this is encoded by the coding sequence ATGAGCACTGATGGTGCTTCAAGCCCAAGCCGCCTGCTGCCCAGGTTGCTAGGCGTCTTGCTGCTGATCATGGGGCTGGCCTTGCTGGCCGGCGGCGTCAAGCTGAGCATGCTCGGCGGGTCGCTGTACTACCTGCTGGCCGGTATCGGCATCGCCCTCACCGGCGTTTTGCTGCTGGCTACCCGCCGCGCTGCGCTGGGCCTGTACGCACTGGTGCTGTTCGCCAGTACCGTGTGGGCACTGTGGGAAGTCGGCCTGGATTGGTGGCAGCTGGTGCCACGTCTGGCCCTGCTGTTCGCGCTGGGCATCGTCTTGTTGCTGCCGTGGTTTCGCCGTCCGTTGCTGCGTGGTCAAGCCGCACCACTGGGCACGGGTGCGCTGAGCGTAGCCGTGGTGCTGGCCGGTGCTGCCGCCCTGGCCAGCCAATTCACCAACCCGGGTGAAATGGTCAAGACCGGCCAACTGGACCGTGACGCGGTGCCTGGCATTGCCAGCGCCGCACCGACCCAGGCCGATGGCGACTGGAACTCCTATGGCCGTTCGGCGTTCGGTGATCGTTACTCGCCCCTGGCGCAGATCACCCCGGAAAACGCCCACAAGCTGGTGCCGGCGTGGACCTTCCGTACCGGTGACATCCCTGGCCCAGGCGATCCCGGTGAAACCACCGCAGAAAACACCCCGCTGAAAGTCAACGGCATGCTCTATGTGTGCACGCCGCACAGCCAGGTGATTGCCCTGGACCCGGACACCGGCAAGGAAATCTGGCGTTTCGACCCGAAGATCAGCACCGAAGGTGCCGCGAACTTCAAAGGTTGGGCGCACATGACCTGCCGTGGCGTGTCGTATCACGATGACGCGGTATACGCTTCCGAGCAGAGCCCGACCGGCAGTGCCAGCGCTGCGCCGGTGAGTGCCGTCTGCCCGAAACGTATTTTCGTACCGACCGCCGATACCCGTCTGATCGCGCTGAACGCCGACACCGGCAAGATGTGCGAAGACTTCGGTGACAAAGGCCAGGTCGACCTGCGTGCCAATATCGGCAGCTTCGCCCCAGGCGGTTACTACTCCACGTCGCCACCGGCCGTAACCAAGAACCTGGTTGTGATCGGCGGTCACGTGACCGACAACGTCTCCACCGACGAGCCTAGCGGTGTCATCCGCGCGTTCGACGTGCACACCGGCAAGCTGGTGTGGAACTGGGACAGCGGCAACCCGGACGACACCACCCCGTTGGCCGAGGGCAAGACCTACACGCGCAACTCGCCGAACATGTGGTCCATGTTCAGCGTCGATGAAAAACTCGGCATGCTCTACCTGCCGATGGGCAACCAGATGCCTGACCAATACGGCGGCGACCGTACCGAAGATTCGGAAAAATACAGCGCCGGCCTGACGGCCCTGGACATCGACAGCGGCCATGTGAAGTGGACCTTCCAGTTCACTCACCACGACCTGTGGGACATGGACGTGGGCGGCCAGCCTAGCCTGATCGACATCAAGACCGCTGACGGCGTCAAGCAAGCGGTGATGGCGTCGACCAAGCAAGGCAGCATCTATGTGCTGGACCGCAGCAACGGCAAGCCGGTGGTGCCGATCAACGAAATCCCTGTACCGCAAGGCGCAGTGGCCGGCGATCACACCTCCCCGACCCAACCGAAGTCCGACCTGAACTTCATGCCGCCGCCGTTGAAAGAACGCGACATGTGGGGCGTGACGCCGTTCGACCAGATGCTGTGCCGGATCGATTTCAAATCGATGCGCTATGACGGTCCGTTCACTCCGCCATCGCTGCAAGGTTCGATCGTTTACCCGGGTAACTTCGGCGTGTTCGACTGGGGCGGCATTTCGGTTGACCCGGTGCGTCAGATTGCGTTCGTGAACCCGAGCTACATGGCGTTCAAATCGAAACTGATCCCGGCGGCCGACATTGCCAAGCAAGGTCCACGCGTCAGCGAGACCGAAGGCGTACAGCCAAACAAAGGCGCGCCATACGGCGTGATCCTCGAAGCCCTGCTGTCGCCTCTGGGCCTGCCGTGCCAGGCGCCGGCGTGGGGTTATGTGGCAGCGGTCGACCTGACCACCCACAAAACCATCTGGATGCACAAGAACGGCACCGTGCGCGACAGCTCGCCGGTTCCAATCCCACTGACCATGGGCGTGCCTAGCCTGGGTGGTACTTTCACCACCGCCGGTGGCGTGTCCTTCCTCAGCGGCACCCTCGACCAGTACCTGCGTGCTTATGACGTGAAAAACGGCAAGCAACTGTGGGAAGGCCGCCTGCCTGCAGGCGCGCAAACCACACCGATGACTTACACCGGCAAGGACGGCAAGCAGTACGTGCTGGTCATGGCCGGCGGTCACGGCTCGCTGGGCACCAAGCAGGGTGACTACGTGATGGCGTTCAAACTGCCGGATTAA
- a CDS encoding SDR family NAD(P)-dependent oxidoreductase, translating to MSRKVALITGAASGIGQALAVAYARNGVAVVGGYYPADPHDPHTTVALVQKAGGECLMLALDVGDTASVDALAEQAVQHFGRLDYAVANAGLLRRAPLLEMTDEGWNEMLNVDLTGVMRTFRAATRHMTEGGALVAISSIAGGVYGWQEHSHYAAAKAGVPGLCRSLAVELAPLGIRCNAVIPGLIETPQSLDAKHSLGPEGLAKAARAIPLGRVGRADEVASLVQFLTSEASSYLTGQSIVIDGGLTVRWPD from the coding sequence ATGAGCCGTAAAGTTGCCCTGATTACCGGTGCCGCCAGCGGCATCGGCCAAGCCCTGGCCGTGGCGTATGCACGTAACGGCGTGGCGGTGGTGGGCGGGTATTACCCGGCCGACCCGCATGACCCGCACACCACCGTCGCCCTGGTGCAGAAGGCGGGCGGCGAATGCCTGATGCTGGCGCTGGACGTGGGCGATACCGCTTCGGTGGACGCCCTGGCCGAGCAGGCCGTGCAGCATTTTGGGCGTCTGGATTACGCGGTGGCCAATGCCGGCCTGCTGCGCCGCGCGCCCTTGCTGGAGATGACCGATGAAGGGTGGAACGAGATGCTCAATGTCGACCTGACGGGGGTGATGCGCACCTTCCGTGCGGCGACCCGGCACATGACCGAAGGCGGCGCGCTGGTGGCGATTTCATCGATTGCCGGTGGCGTTTATGGCTGGCAGGAGCACAGCCATTACGCGGCGGCGAAGGCGGGCGTGCCGGGGTTGTGCCGTTCGCTGGCGGTGGAGTTGGCGCCGTTGGGGATTCGTTGCAATGCGGTGATACCCGGGTTGATCGAGACGCCGCAGTCGTTGGACGCGAAGCATTCGTTGGGGCCTGAGGGGTTGGCCAAGGCCGCGCGGGCAATCCCGCTGGGCCGGGTAGGGCGTGCGGATGAAGTGGCGTCACTGGTGCAATTTTTGACCAGCGAGGCATCGAGTTATTTGACCGGGCAGAGCATCGTGATCGATGGCGGCCTAACCGTGCGCTGGCCCGACTGA
- a CDS encoding CobW family GTP-binding protein, with translation MSIALNVITGFLGSGKTTLLTRLLHGESLGDTALLINEFGDVGIDHLLVEEVAPDTVLLPSGCVCCSIRGELKEALLGLLQRRERGEIPAFKRVILETTGLADPAPILATLNNDVQLRGRFHIGLVITLVDASHAELQERLHPEWLAQVAAADRLLLSKTDLAGDCDSLRTHLQALNAGTPILNTHDILSGDQLLLGEGLRSAEPAVEVSRWQLHQTTTATHGAAQVCCLTFEQPLDWVGFGVWLSMLLRCHGERILRVKGLLNVNASSAPIVIHGVQHCLHAPVHLPAWPGTDRQSRLVFILRGLDPALLRRSFEVFSRRFAA, from the coding sequence ATGAGCATCGCCCTCAACGTCATCACCGGCTTCCTTGGCAGTGGTAAAACCACCTTGCTTACGCGCCTCTTACACGGCGAAAGCCTCGGCGACACGGCACTGTTGATCAACGAGTTCGGCGATGTCGGCATCGACCATCTGTTGGTGGAAGAGGTCGCCCCGGACACGGTGTTGCTGCCCAGCGGTTGCGTGTGCTGCTCGATTCGTGGCGAGTTGAAAGAGGCGCTGCTCGGCCTGTTGCAACGCCGTGAGCGCGGTGAAATCCCGGCGTTCAAACGCGTGATCCTGGAAACCACCGGCCTTGCCGACCCGGCGCCGATCCTCGCCACCTTGAACAACGACGTGCAACTGCGCGGCCGCTTTCACATTGGCCTGGTGATTACCCTGGTCGACGCCAGCCACGCCGAGCTTCAGGAGCGCCTGCACCCGGAATGGCTGGCCCAGGTTGCTGCGGCCGATCGGCTGTTGCTGAGCAAGACCGACCTCGCCGGCGACTGTGATTCGCTGCGCACGCATTTGCAGGCGCTGAATGCCGGCACACCGATCCTCAATACCCATGACATTCTCAGCGGCGACCAATTGTTGCTCGGCGAGGGGTTGCGCAGCGCCGAGCCCGCCGTTGAAGTCAGCCGCTGGCAATTGCACCAAACCACCACGGCCACCCACGGCGCCGCGCAAGTGTGCTGCCTGACCTTCGAACAGCCGTTGGACTGGGTCGGCTTCGGGGTCTGGTTGTCGATGCTGCTAAGATGCCACGGCGAACGAATCCTTCGCGTCAAAGGACTGCTTAACGTGAACGCAAGCTCGGCCCCCATCGTCATTCATGGCGTGCAGCACTGCCTGCATGCCCCGGTGCACTTGCCTGCCTGGCCAGGCACCGACCGCCAATCACGGCTGGTATTTATCCTGCGCGGCCTCGACCCGGCACTGCTGCGCCGCTCTTTTGAAGTGTTCTCGCGGCGGTTCGCCGCATGA
- a CDS encoding SDR family NAD(P)-dependent oxidoreductase, with translation MSQLTHRRAVITGAGSGIGAAIARAFAAEGARLLLADRNAASLAETAITCRNLGAEVFECLADVGTVDGAQASVDRCVEHFGGIDILVNNAGMLTQARCVDLSIEMWNDMLRVDLTSVFVASQRALPHMLAQRWGRIINVASQLGIKGGAELTHYAAAKAGVIGFTKSLALEVAKDNVLVNAIAPGPIETPLVGGISDDWKRAKAAELPLGRFGLADEVAPTAVLLASEPGGNLFVGQTLGPNSGDVMP, from the coding sequence ATGTCCCAACTCACCCACCGACGCGCCGTGATTACCGGTGCCGGCAGTGGCATCGGCGCCGCTATCGCGCGTGCCTTCGCCGCCGAAGGCGCACGCCTGTTGCTGGCCGACCGCAACGCCGCCAGCCTCGCCGAAACCGCCATCACCTGCCGCAACCTCGGCGCCGAGGTCTTCGAATGCCTGGCTGACGTCGGCACCGTCGACGGTGCCCAGGCCAGTGTCGACCGCTGCGTCGAACACTTCGGCGGCATCGATATTCTGGTCAATAACGCCGGCATGCTGACCCAGGCACGCTGCGTCGACCTGTCCATCGAAATGTGGAACGACATGCTGCGCGTCGACCTCACCAGTGTGTTCGTCGCCAGCCAGCGCGCGTTGCCGCACATGCTTGCGCAGCGCTGGGGCCGCATCATCAATGTCGCCTCGCAACTGGGGATCAAGGGCGGTGCCGAATTGACGCACTATGCGGCGGCCAAGGCCGGGGTAATCGGTTTCACCAAGTCTCTGGCGCTGGAAGTGGCCAAGGACAATGTGCTGGTCAACGCTATCGCGCCCGGCCCGATTGAAACGCCGCTGGTGGGTGGCATCAGCGACGACTGGAAGCGCGCCAAGGCCGCCGAATTGCCCCTGGGCCGCTTCGGCCTGGCGGACGAAGTCGCGCCCACCGCCGTGCTGCTGGCCAGTGAGCCGGGCGGCAATCTGTTCGTGGGCCAGACCCTGGGCCCGAACTCCGGCGATGTCATGCCATGA